The DNA segment CGAAGGCCTCGACCAGCGACGCATAGCCCGCGCAGGCGTCGAAGTAATCCAGCGCCTTGGTGATGTATAGGTACGAGTTCGCGTCGAAGCGATCGACGAAGGAGTTGCCCTGGTAGTTGAGGTAGCTCTCGACGGCAAACTCCGACTCGAAGCTGTAGCTCAGCTCCGGCAGCGCCTGGAGGTCGCGTCCGAAGCGCCACTGCAAGCGCTCGGCGCTGAGATAGGTCATATGCCCGACCATCCGCGCCGTCGCCAGGCCGTTTTCGGGTATCGGTCCGTCGTAGTAGTGACCGCCGCGCCACTGCGGATCGCGCATGATCGCCTGCCGTCCGATATGGTTGAACGCGATCTGCTGCGGCCCGTGCTTGGCTGCCGTCGCCAGCGCCACGGCCAGAGCGACGCGCTCAGGATGGTTGATCGCCAGCTCAAGCACTTGCATGCCGCCCATCGAGCCGCCGACCGCCGCGTGTACCCGCTCGATGCCGAGCCGGTCGAGCAGCCGAAGCTGCGCGGCGACCATATCGGGGATCGTCACGACCGGAAAATCCGTGCCGTAGGGCCGTCCGGTCGCGGGATTGATCGAGCTGGGACCGGTCGAGCCTTTGCAGCCGCCGATCACGTTGGCGCAGAGCACGAAGTAGCGCGAGGTGTCGAAGGCGCGGCCCGGCCCGATCATCTCGTTCCACCATCCAGGCTTGCGATCGCCGGGATGGTGCCGCCCGGCGGCGTGCGCGTCGCCGGAGAGCGCGTGCATCACCAGGATCACGTTGTCGCGCGCGGCGTTGAG comes from the Herpetosiphonaceae bacterium genome and includes:
- a CDS encoding homoserine O-acetyltransferase → MLATLSLELETLNSDVGIVQTQYATWQEPLRLRNGAELGPFTLAYETYGTLNAARDNVILVMHALSGDAHAAGRHHPGDRKPGWWNEMIGPGRAFDTSRYFVLCANVIGGCKGSTGPSSINPATGRPYGTDFPVVTIPDMVAAQLRLLDRLGIERVHAAVGGSMGGMQVLELAINHPERVALAVALATAAKHGPQQIAFNHIGRQAIMRDPQWRGGHYYDGPIPENGLATARMVGHMTYLSAERLQWRFGRDLQALPELSYSFESEFAVESYLNYQGNSFVDRFDANSYLYITKALDYFDACAGYASLVEAFEHARARFLIASFSSDWLYPPQDSETLVAAARMAGRDVEYIALDSVLGHDAFLLEYQRLTPVIADAIASV